A window of Buchnera aphidicola (Cinara confinis) genomic DNA:
GGAATCTGAAGAAATAAAAAAAATAAATAAAAAAAGATTATTATTACATGCTCAAACTATGATTTTTATGCACCCCCAATATCAAAAAAAAATTTGTATATATGCACCTTTAAATAAAACTTTTAAAAATTATATAGATTTTTTTGCTCAAAATATATCTACATAAAATATTTTATTATGAAAATTTTGAATAAAGAAAAAATGAATAAAAAAAAATTCAATAATTCATTTATATTGTTAAAGTAAATAGGAAAAAATTATGGCTGTTCAAAAAAGTAAACCAAGTAGATCTAAAAGAGGAATGAGACGATCTCATGATCATATATCATTAAAAAAATTATCTCAAGATAAAATATCAGAAGAATTCCATATTCGTCATCATATTACTAAAACAGGTTTTTATAGAGGAAAAAAACAAAAAAACTTTATAAAAAATAAGATTACCTAATAAAGTTACTTCCAATTATTAATATAATTTTTTTCTAATTAAAAAATAATTTATATTAATTAATCAGTATATTAATACTATATATAAAATTTTCTTTTTATCATTTATATTAGTCTGAAAATCTTTTTAAATTTTATAAAATATGAAAAAATTTGCCATTATTTTTTCGGGACAAGGATTATATAATCCCAATATATTATTTTTATTACTAAAAAAATATCCTATAATTAAAAGAACATTTCAAGAAGCGTCTGATTTTTTAAAATATGATATACTAAAAAAAATTCTTCAAGAGTATTATCCTAATAAAAAAAATCAGCTAGAATTTCAATATTTTATTTTAATATCTTCAGTAGCAATGTTTCGCATGTGGTTACAACAGTCATCTGATCTTTTTCCTAATATTATGGCAGGTCATAGTATTGGTCAATATTCAGCATTAATATGTAATCATTCTATAAAATTTATAGATGGCTTAAAAATACTTAAAATACGTGATAAGATTATAAAATCTAAAAAAAAAAATAAAAAATATTTAACTTATGTCATAATTGGATTAAAATTACCAATAATAAAAAAAATTTGTCTATATGTGTCCGGATATAAAAAAAAAGTATTTGTTTCATGTATTAATACAGATATACAAACAGTTATAACCGGGCACAGTCTCGCGGTAATAAAAGCTAATAAAATATGTAAAAAACATGGCGCAAAACATATTATAAAATTACCTATTTATTTTAGTATGCACTGTCTGTTAATGAAAAAAATTTCAAAAATTTTTTCTTATCATTTAAATAAAATAAAAATTTTATCAGGTCAATGCTCTATTATTGAAAATGTTAAAGCTTCTTTTTTGTTATCAAAAGAAGAAATATATCAAGCAATAATTAAACAATTTTATAAACCAGTCAAGTGGACTAAAATTATTAAAAAAATTATTTCTAGTCAAATTAAATATTGTATAAATATTAATTTAAATAATACATTTAGAAATTCATATCTTTCGACTAAGAAATTAATCAATTTATCTATAAATTCAAAGGATTATCTTTTATCGACCATTGATATTATCAAGAATAATGAAAAAAAAAAATAAAATTGCTTTAGTGACAGGAGCTAGTCGAGGAATAGGAAAAAATATAGCTTTACAATTAATAAAATTAGGCATCTATGTAATTGGAACCGCAAAAACTAATAAAGGAATCCAAATAATAAAAAGAATGTTGGATAAACAAGGTAGAGCGA
This region includes:
- the rpmF gene encoding 50S ribosomal protein L32, which encodes MAVQKSKPSRSKRGMRRSHDHISLKKLSQDKISEEFHIRHHITKTGFYRGKKQKNFIKNKIT
- a CDS encoding ACP S-malonyltransferase encodes the protein MKKFAIIFSGQGLYNPNILFLLLKKYPIIKRTFQEASDFLKYDILKKILQEYYPNKKNQLEFQYFILISSVAMFRMWLQQSSDLFPNIMAGHSIGQYSALICNHSIKFIDGLKILKIRDKIIKSKKKNKKYLTYVIIGLKLPIIKKICLYVSGYKKKVFVSCINTDIQTVITGHSLAVIKANKICKKHGAKHIIKLPIYFSMHCLLMKKISKIFSYHLNKIKILSGQCSIIENVKASFLLSKEEIYQAIIKQFYKPVKWTKIIKKIISSQIKYCININLNNTFRNSYLSTKKLINLSINSKDYLLSTIDIIKNNEKKK